One part of the Granulicella arctica genome encodes these proteins:
- the lepB gene encoding signal peptidase I has translation MTNTLEVRTADPEIVSTQPTDENETLSESLASICVVLVVWLFVMTFVFQNFEIPSASMEKTLLIGDHVIVNRISLAPLTSWARFMPYHEVHRGDIIVFLKPGEPDLFLVKRVIAIPGDRIHLHNGVVYLNGVAQNEPQAGMPEDDGDTQHASYPYRDDFPALPPTAYDEVTPQWAHDLPRYIQGGDLVVPPGKIFALGDNRTESLDGRFWGFVPRANIVGSPLFVYWSFQTPADQIDKQSPREQLRFIAHVLIHFFDETRWKRTLHVIR, from the coding sequence TTGACAAATACCCTGGAAGTACGCACGGCCGATCCGGAGATCGTTTCGACCCAGCCGACAGACGAAAACGAGACGCTTTCAGAGTCACTTGCGTCCATCTGTGTCGTGCTTGTGGTCTGGCTCTTCGTGATGACCTTCGTCTTCCAGAACTTCGAGATCCCCTCAGCATCGATGGAGAAGACGCTGCTGATCGGCGATCACGTGATCGTCAATCGGATATCCCTTGCGCCGCTGACAAGCTGGGCACGCTTCATGCCGTATCACGAGGTGCATCGAGGCGATATCATCGTCTTCCTCAAGCCCGGTGAACCGGACCTCTTTCTCGTCAAACGAGTGATTGCCATTCCTGGCGACCGCATTCATCTGCATAACGGCGTCGTCTACCTGAACGGCGTCGCACAGAACGAGCCGCAGGCGGGCATGCCGGAGGATGACGGCGATACGCAACACGCTTCCTATCCCTACCGTGACGACTTCCCTGCCCTGCCGCCGACCGCCTACGACGAGGTGACACCCCAATGGGCGCATGATCTGCCCCGTTACATTCAGGGCGGCGATCTGGTAGTGCCTCCGGGAAAGATCTTCGCACTGGGCGACAACCGAACAGAGAGCCTCGATGGGCGTTTCTGGGGCTTCGTGCCACGCGCCAATATTGTGGGCAGCCCGCTATTCGTCTACTGGTCCTTCCAGACGCCCGCCGATCAGATCGACAAGCAGAGTCCTAGAGAACAGCTCCGCTTTATCGCGCATGTTCTGATCCATTTCTTCGATGAGACCCGGTGGAAGCGGACACTGCATGTTATTCGTTAA
- a CDS encoding AsmA family protein yields MQETDSTYEREQSVSPAGRSLFRRLLPLYAILLLMIVTALVVPLINVNRYQRRIVVSLSESLGRPIHLDRISLTVLPLPGLTIENLVVGEDPAFGSEPFIRASSVRATLRISSLWRRRIEFTTISFTEPSINLVKTTQGKWNLESILLQASRIAAAPTAQARASAAPRFPYIEATGARLNLKADQEKMPISLTDADFALWLDSPEQWRLRLNGHPNRTDTNASDTGTLQIEGTLGHASTLKDVPVNLKAEWRNAPLGEASRVLLGHDAGLRGSLTLSTTTQGTVGKSTVQTMLHLSEVRRADFIPERKLSIDVECQAVETEAFRSLNDLQCSWPPALTSEKKILALTGSIPDLRQLSSASFELGTPGIPASTLLEWMRVASSQMNPEIVATGSLTGSLFFHGSPLPSAAPGEPWEGQFAFSDGSLTVPSVTSAKPMFSGSVALHSTPPATSHAKSPQPVQLVLPQVPLDLGGRDLATIDGRFDENGYTLHLTGTALPAKLLALGAALPQIGNGLAAVVPPAASTIPFRFDLTSTRMWGGQQVWHPTDHVTASSKYKKPR; encoded by the coding sequence ATGCAGGAAACAGATTCAACCTACGAGCGCGAACAAAGCGTATCCCCCGCGGGACGCTCGCTCTTTCGTCGCCTTTTACCGCTCTACGCGATCCTGCTGTTAATGATCGTGACGGCGCTGGTGGTGCCGCTGATCAACGTCAACCGCTACCAGCGCAGAATCGTTGTCAGCCTGAGCGAGAGCCTCGGCCGTCCAATCCACCTGGACCGGATCTCACTGACCGTCCTCCCGCTACCGGGTCTTACGATCGAAAACCTGGTCGTAGGCGAAGATCCCGCCTTCGGCTCCGAACCATTCATCCGCGCCAGCTCTGTCCGGGCTACCTTACGGATCAGTTCCCTATGGCGGCGACGCATCGAGTTCACAACGATCAGCTTCACCGAGCCAAGCATCAACCTGGTAAAGACAACGCAGGGGAAGTGGAATCTCGAAAGCATTCTCCTACAAGCTTCTCGGATCGCAGCCGCACCTACCGCCCAGGCGCGGGCAAGTGCTGCTCCACGCTTTCCGTATATTGAAGCCACAGGTGCGCGGCTGAACCTGAAGGCCGACCAGGAGAAGATGCCAATCTCACTGACCGATGCAGACTTTGCGCTCTGGCTGGATAGTCCCGAGCAGTGGCGGCTCCGGCTGAACGGCCACCCTAACCGTACTGACACGAATGCATCCGATACAGGCACGCTTCAGATAGAGGGCACCCTGGGCCACGCGTCAACATTGAAGGACGTGCCAGTCAACCTGAAGGCCGAGTGGCGCAACGCTCCCCTGGGGGAGGCTAGCCGCGTTCTGCTGGGTCACGATGCGGGGCTACGAGGCTCATTGACGCTCTCGACCACCACACAGGGAACGGTCGGCAAGAGCACCGTACAGACGATGCTGCATCTCTCCGAGGTGCGGCGAGCCGACTTCATTCCAGAGCGCAAGCTATCCATCGATGTCGAGTGTCAGGCCGTCGAAACGGAAGCCTTTCGCTCTCTCAATGATCTGCAATGCAGTTGGCCGCCGGCCCTGACCTCAGAGAAGAAGATCCTGGCGCTGACGGGTTCCATCCCTGACCTGCGCCAGCTCTCCTCTGCCTCCTTTGAATTGGGTACTCCCGGAATTCCCGCATCCACCCTGCTGGAATGGATGCGGGTCGCCAGCTCTCAGATGAACCCCGAGATCGTTGCCACCGGGTCGTTAACAGGAAGCCTATTTTTCCATGGCTCTCCATTACCGTCGGCAGCTCCTGGCGAACCATGGGAGGGTCAATTTGCCTTCTCCGACGGAAGCCTGACCGTACCCTCCGTGACGTCGGCTAAGCCGATGTTTTCGGGAAGCGTGGCCCTGCACTCGACTCCTCCTGCCACATCTCACGCGAAGAGTCCGCAGCCAGTCCAGCTTGTTCTGCCACAGGTTCCGCTGGACCTGGGAGGACGTGATCTGGCTACGATCGATGGTCGCTTCGACGAAAACGGCTACACACTGCACCTGACCGGCACGGCGCTTCCGGCAAAGCTGCTTGCATTGGGAGCCGCGCTGCCGCAAATTGGGAACGGTTTGGCGGCTGTCGTCCCACCAGCCGCATCAACGATCCCCTTCCGCTTTGATCTGACGTCCACGCGGATGTGGGGCGGGCAGCAGGTATGGCACCCCACCGACCACGTCACGGCATCGTCGAAATATAAGAAGCCCCGCTAG
- a CDS encoding M1 family aminopeptidase: MTLSTILGFVLLGPAMFHVEQSQTVPQDQKSTVLFSTDHGTLPASVKSGATAVLPEITPADRTAPTFTSYDLDVHLVPAESQIAVHARIDVRNDGIAPLHYLALQLSSTLKWESIALGSGEKSTPATFGQHEIDTDADHTGKANEAIVTLPQPLAPGASLALTVFYSGEIHTSAERLERIGAPPEQAAQADWDAISPETTALRGFGNVLWYPTAAAPVFLGDGAKFFQEVGRNRLRQENASTHLRLSIQYVGDPPDAAFFCGRREQLVAVSDDRDLPVAQATGVATAEFGTRSLGFRSPSLFVTDRAPTVTDDTLIAAVTDHYDSLPQYAAAAALVKPLLTEWLGPQPLTQLKIIDHPGQPFEDDAFLVLPMHAAAATVLAPSLVHTLTHAWFQSSQTWLDEGVPQLLSLLWTEHNQGRDAAVDTLQQATNTLALAEPEIPKQEDQAGTGQSLTRASDEVYYRTKAAAVLWMLRSITSDEALKQTLLIYRKDAKADRDPEEFERDLEQYSHKDLRWFFDDWVYRDRGLPDLSIVGVTPRQLATQGGKSTGWLVAVDVRNDGDAVAEVPVTVHSGALTATERLRISGHSSASTRILFEGTPDEVLVNDGSVPEMRTTLHTVQLKLRAPTP; encoded by the coding sequence GTGACGCTATCGACAATTTTGGGGTTTGTACTCCTCGGCCCGGCAATGTTCCACGTGGAACAATCTCAGACAGTGCCGCAGGATCAAAAGAGCACCGTTCTTTTCTCCACCGATCACGGAACCCTGCCTGCTTCCGTGAAGTCTGGCGCTACAGCGGTGCTGCCGGAGATCACGCCCGCCGACCGCACCGCTCCCACCTTTACAAGCTACGATCTGGATGTTCATCTCGTTCCCGCTGAGTCGCAAATCGCGGTGCATGCGCGGATCGACGTGCGTAATGATGGGATCGCACCGCTGCACTACCTCGCTCTACAGCTTTCGTCTACGCTGAAATGGGAGAGTATTGCCCTCGGATCTGGTGAAAAGTCTACACCTGCGACCTTCGGCCAGCACGAGATCGATACTGATGCCGATCATACCGGCAAGGCTAACGAAGCGATTGTGACCCTGCCGCAACCTCTCGCTCCCGGAGCGAGTCTTGCACTTACGGTCTTCTACTCCGGGGAGATCCATACCTCGGCCGAGCGGCTCGAACGCATTGGCGCGCCTCCGGAGCAGGCGGCGCAAGCCGATTGGGATGCTATCTCGCCCGAAACTACAGCATTGCGCGGCTTCGGTAACGTTCTCTGGTATCCCACCGCTGCTGCTCCAGTCTTTCTGGGTGATGGGGCCAAGTTCTTTCAGGAGGTCGGCAGGAATCGCCTGCGTCAGGAGAACGCCAGTACGCATCTCCGGCTTAGCATCCAGTATGTTGGCGACCCTCCTGACGCAGCGTTCTTCTGTGGACGTCGCGAACAACTGGTTGCTGTCAGCGATGATCGGGACCTGCCTGTCGCGCAGGCTACAGGTGTTGCCACGGCGGAGTTCGGCACTCGGAGCCTCGGCTTCCGTTCGCCCAGCCTCTTTGTCACGGATCGAGCGCCGACCGTGACGGACGATACGCTGATTGCCGCGGTGACCGATCATTACGACTCGTTGCCGCAGTACGCCGCTGCTGCTGCCCTTGTGAAGCCGCTCTTGACGGAGTGGCTTGGGCCACAGCCGCTCACCCAGTTAAAAATTATCGACCATCCTGGTCAGCCGTTTGAGGACGATGCCTTTCTCGTTCTCCCCATGCATGCCGCAGCAGCCACGGTGTTGGCTCCCTCGCTGGTCCACACCCTGACACACGCATGGTTCCAGTCCTCGCAGACCTGGCTGGATGAGGGGGTCCCGCAGCTTCTGTCGCTCCTGTGGACTGAACACAATCAAGGCCGTGATGCGGCTGTTGATACTCTCCAACAAGCTACCAACACGCTGGCGCTGGCCGAGCCGGAGATTCCCAAACAGGAAGATCAAGCCGGTACGGGCCAGAGTCTCACTCGGGCAAGCGACGAGGTGTACTACCGTACAAAGGCTGCCGCAGTCCTTTGGATGCTGCGCTCCATCACGAGCGACGAAGCGCTCAAGCAGACGCTCCTGATCTACCGGAAGGACGCAAAGGCGGATCGTGACCCAGAAGAGTTTGAACGGGATCTCGAGCAGTATTCACACAAAGATCTGCGCTGGTTCTTCGACGACTGGGTCTATCGGGACCGCGGTCTGCCTGATCTGTCGATCGTTGGCGTGACCCCGCGGCAGCTCGCTACCCAGGGAGGTAAGTCTACTGGCTGGCTGGTCGCAGTGGACGTTCGCAATGATGGCGATGCTGTTGCGGAGGTGCCGGTGACGGTGCATTCGGGGGCTTTGACGGCAACCGAGCGGCTGCGCATCTCCGGACATTCCAGCGCCTCGACTCGCATCCTGTTTGAAGGCACGCCGGACGAGGTTCTCGTCAACGATGGCAGCGTGCCGGAGATGCGTACAACGCTGCACACGGTCCAACTCAAGCTGCGTGCGCCGACACCATAG
- the rlmB gene encoding 23S rRNA (guanosine(2251)-2'-O)-methyltransferase RlmB, whose protein sequence is MEVLYGLHPVEEAIRSGARALDHVSVARDRRDEKLDRLIELCRSAGIRVTHESRDTLTKLARTDMHQGVLAMVRERKFLAIEDLMAPEKDGHRFFLALDGVEDPHNLGALLRTAEGAGVDGVILPERRSAPITATVAKTSAGASEHVKVARVTNLVRSLEQLKQKNVWVLGLDERGTPDYTDFDFKTDCVLVLGREGAGLHDLVKKTCDHLLRIPMAGKVSSLNVSVAGAIVMYEAMRQRRESAAPPPAPMPPKKRKGLGS, encoded by the coding sequence ATGGAAGTTCTTTACGGTCTTCATCCTGTTGAGGAGGCGATTCGCTCTGGAGCACGCGCCCTCGACCACGTCAGCGTGGCGCGGGATCGCCGCGATGAAAAGCTCGATCGTCTGATTGAGCTCTGCCGCTCCGCTGGCATTCGCGTCACCCACGAATCGCGCGATACGCTCACTAAGCTAGCGCGCACCGACATGCATCAGGGTGTCCTGGCCATGGTGCGTGAGCGTAAATTTCTGGCGATCGAAGACCTGATGGCCCCTGAAAAAGACGGTCACCGCTTCTTCCTCGCACTTGACGGTGTGGAAGACCCGCACAACCTCGGCGCGCTTCTTCGTACTGCTGAAGGAGCTGGCGTTGATGGCGTGATCTTGCCCGAACGCCGCTCTGCGCCGATTACCGCAACCGTAGCGAAGACCTCGGCGGGTGCCTCCGAGCACGTCAAGGTTGCCCGTGTCACCAACCTTGTCCGTTCGCTTGAGCAGTTGAAGCAGAAAAACGTCTGGGTGCTTGGTCTTGACGAGCGCGGAACCCCTGACTACACCGATTTCGACTTCAAGACCGACTGCGTCCTTGTTCTTGGGCGCGAAGGAGCCGGTCTGCACGACCTAGTCAAAAAGACCTGCGACCATCTCCTGCGGATTCCCATGGCAGGCAAGGTCTCTTCACTCAACGTGTCTGTGGCAGGTGCAATCGTGATGTACGAGGCCATGCGCCAGCGCCGGGAGAGCGCTGCTCCGCCTCCCGCGCCGATGCCTCCAAAGAAGCGTAAAGGGTTGGGTTCGTGA
- a CDS encoding RNA polymerase sigma factor: MSISAALAVETERENMTIARGLKRQDPDVLDHLIELYQHRLLRYLLFLTGKREVAEDLFQETWMRVLLRGAQYNGKARFDTWLFTIARNLVIDLSRKRTMASLDEMNEAGEDDRPFQIAADGPSPLEQFQSRENCAEVARVLLTLEPNYREVLVLRFHEELSLEEIAGVTKAPLSTVKSRLYRGLAALKPEMERLRTTRSHTEVSL, translated from the coding sequence ATGTCGATTTCCGCAGCTCTCGCAGTCGAGACGGAACGCGAGAATATGACGATCGCTCGCGGGTTGAAACGTCAGGATCCGGACGTCCTCGACCACCTCATCGAGCTCTATCAACACCGCCTGCTACGCTACCTGCTCTTCCTTACAGGCAAGCGCGAGGTCGCAGAAGACCTCTTCCAGGAGACCTGGATGCGCGTCCTGCTGCGCGGTGCACAATACAACGGCAAGGCGCGATTCGATACCTGGCTGTTTACGATCGCCCGCAATCTTGTCATCGACCTTTCGCGCAAGCGCACCATGGCGAGCCTGGATGAGATGAACGAAGCCGGTGAGGATGATCGGCCATTCCAGATTGCCGCCGATGGACCGTCTCCGCTCGAACAGTTCCAGTCGCGCGAGAATTGCGCCGAGGTAGCTCGGGTACTTCTGACCCTGGAACCAAACTATCGCGAGGTTCTCGTCCTCCGCTTTCACGAAGAGCTTTCGCTCGAAGAGATTGCAGGCGTAACCAAAGCTCCGTTATCCACAGTCAAATCGCGCCTGTACCGCGGTCTGGCGGCGTTGAAACCGGAGATGGAGCGTTTGCGTACGACGCGATCGCACACAGAGGTGTCTCTATGA
- a CDS encoding zinc ribbon domain-containing protein: MTTLWNKRADDYTNTSEGGDAELTMIPRWSIVLAILVFGATQYLFHGILPHHKAEMLPWRILMGYSTGTAFASYVLLVGYVSRDVKRRNMSRSLWLLIVLLMPGGIGGVVYFLLRQPILSRCPHCSTEVASTYHFCPQCQFQMAPVCGQCFRGVQITDVYCTQCGHDLAEDHAPNRLRVYSD, from the coding sequence ATGACGACTCTCTGGAATAAGCGAGCGGACGACTACACCAATACCTCAGAGGGCGGGGACGCAGAACTGACGATGATTCCTCGCTGGTCGATCGTGCTCGCGATCCTCGTCTTTGGGGCGACCCAATATCTGTTTCACGGAATTCTTCCTCATCACAAGGCAGAGATGCTGCCGTGGCGGATATTGATGGGCTACTCCACAGGAACCGCCTTTGCCAGCTATGTGCTGCTGGTGGGGTATGTCAGCCGTGACGTCAAGCGACGCAATATGTCTCGGTCGCTTTGGCTTTTGATTGTTCTCCTGATGCCAGGCGGTATCGGCGGCGTTGTGTACTTCCTGCTGCGCCAACCGATCCTGTCGCGCTGCCCGCATTGTTCGACCGAGGTTGCGTCCACATACCACTTCTGCCCGCAATGCCAGTTCCAGATGGCTCCCGTCTGCGGACAGTGCTTTCGCGGCGTACAGATCACCGATGTTTATTGCACACAGTGCGGCCACGATCTGGCCGAAGACCACGCTCCAAACCGGCTTCGCGTCTATAGCGATTAG
- a CDS encoding LytR/AlgR family response regulator transcription factor, producing MALTTLIIDDEPLARQELHYLLDALGGVEVLAEGTNGIDAVELIRHHKPDVVFLDVQMPGLDGFAVLKKLLDKKIPLPQIVFATAYDRYAVRAFEVNAADYLLKPFDRKRVRQTIEKASARMAAPAESTSEAKLDALLRLVEEQAQPAKANSGKVVVRAQSRLLLVDQHEICFASIEDGAIHVITATVEGQSNCRTLEELTEQLNPETFWRAHRSYVVNLQHIREVVPWFNSSYQLRMDDRKQTEIPVSRSQTKRLRELFNL from the coding sequence ATGGCACTCACGACGCTCATTATCGACGACGAACCGCTTGCCCGGCAGGAACTGCATTATCTTCTCGATGCGCTGGGCGGGGTCGAGGTTTTGGCTGAAGGCACCAATGGCATCGACGCTGTGGAATTGATCCGGCACCATAAGCCGGACGTCGTCTTTCTCGATGTGCAGATGCCAGGACTCGACGGGTTTGCCGTCCTGAAGAAGCTGCTGGACAAGAAGATTCCACTCCCACAGATCGTCTTCGCCACGGCATATGACCGCTATGCGGTGCGTGCGTTCGAGGTGAATGCTGCTGACTATCTGCTGAAGCCGTTCGATCGCAAACGGGTACGGCAGACGATTGAAAAAGCCTCCGCACGTATGGCGGCTCCTGCGGAGTCGACCAGTGAGGCAAAGCTGGATGCCCTGCTACGGCTGGTCGAAGAGCAGGCCCAGCCTGCAAAAGCCAACTCCGGCAAGGTTGTGGTGCGTGCGCAGAGCCGCCTGTTGCTTGTCGATCAGCATGAGATCTGCTTTGCCTCAATCGAGGATGGCGCGATTCATGTAATCACCGCGACGGTAGAGGGACAATCGAACTGCCGGACGCTCGAGGAGCTGACGGAGCAGCTCAACCCTGAGACCTTCTGGCGCGCCCACCGCTCATACGTCGTGAATCTCCAGCATATCCGCGAGGTTGTGCCATGGTTCAACTCCAGCTATCAACTGCGGATGGATGATCGGAAGCAGACAGAGATTCCAGTCAGCCGGTCCCAGACGAAGCGGCTACGCGAACTCTTCAATCTCTAA